The nucleotide sequence GACATTGAACAACAGCAGGACTCATAGACTGTGAAAGAATGAATGGGTAAATAAAATCCCTCAGCAGTACAGACTGGTGAAATTAACCGTGGAGGTGGAGAGTAAGACGCTCATGGGAGGATAagaaagggacaggaagggaggtgcaatgaaggaagggggagggagagtgtgaagaAAAGGGGGTTATAGTGGGAGGGAAGTTCAGCGTGGGTGAGGGAAATTAATGTGAAGAAGAGGGGTTAGGGAATAATTTTTTGAGCGTGGATGAGAAGGTAAATATTGGGTAGAGAAGGTTGTTGTAAAGGAAGTCAATGTGATGATAAGGTTAAACAAATATGGTCAGAAGAGGGGCATAGGAAGAATAGGGAGGAAAAACATTAAAGCTAACTAAGAGGAACAAGTCTGGTGATCTGGCAAGAACGGAAGGATAAATGAAGTTGaggactatgtgtatatatatgtgtgtgtatatatatatatatatatatatatatagatagatagatagatagatagatatatatatatatatgtgtatgtgtgtgtatatatatatgtatatatatatatatagagagagagagagagagagagagagagagagagagatggagagggaaggagggagggagggagggatagggatagggatagggatagggatagggatagggatagggatagggatagggatagggatagggatagggatagggatagggatagggatagggatagggatagggatagggatagggatagggatagggatagggagagggagggggagaaggagagggacagggacagggagaaggggagagagagaaagagaggtgggggaaagatagatagatagataggtagctcgTCTCCGGCAAGGGAGGCACGTGACACAATGAGAGGAGAATCCGATTGGATacaggcggagagggagggcgagctGAGAGGTCAGAGGTCTGGGATAGTCCAGAGGTTAGGGCAAGTGCATAAAGGTCAAGGAAAGAACATAGATAAGAACTGGAGAGTTCAAATGTGAATCAAGGAActttaaaggagagagaaaagaaggaaagatagacagagaaggagagagtgcgtGTAATCTGTATGCccgctcgtatgtgtgtgtgtgtgtgtgtgtgtgtgtgtgtgtgtgtgtgtgtgtgtgtgtgtgtgtgtgtgtgtgtgtgtgtgtgtgggagggagggagaaagagggagatagagagagagagagagagagggagagagagaaggagagagagagagagggagagagagaaggagagagagagagagagagagagagggggaaggagggagggagggagggagggagggagagagagagagagagagagagagagagagagagagagagagagagagagagagagagagagagagagagagagagagagagagaaagagagagagagagagagagagagagggggggggggggcggagaaataaaaagaaagataaaacagaaagattTTGAACCCTAACACCCACGAAGTcccacatacaaaacaaacaccaacCGAATCGAAGCATccataaaaacaagagaaaagcgaAATTTCCCACAACAACATCAATCAACACCTGCACTTGcaacaccttcccccttccttgcacccccaccccccccacccccaccccgacgCCTCACCCTACCTGGCTGGCTTGAAGGTggcgcacaaccccccccccccccgctcgtctGGCCCACTCTGCTGACTCATCTTCCCCCCCTCGCGCCCTTCCTCCCGAGACGGTGATCTCAGCGATATGACTGCCTTAtcgtctttattctctctctctctctttctccctctctctctctctctctctctctctctctctctctcactctcactctctctctctctctctctctcccttgctctcgtcgctctctcgctctctcgccctctctctctctctctctccctctctctctctctctcgctctctctctctctctctcttgctctctcgctctctcgctctctctcgctctctcgctctctcgctctctctctctctctctctctctctctctcattctctctctctctctctctctctctctctctctctctctctctctctctctctctctctctctctctctctctctctctctctctctctctctctctcgctctctcgctctctctctctctctcttctttgttcttttgttcgtGTCTGTTTTCATCCGAGTATGATTGTACTCGTGGCAGTCTCCTTTTTATTGAGAGAGCATTTGCATTTTTTCggtggatgttgtgtgtgtgtgtgtgtgtgtgtgtgtgtgtgtgtgtgtgtgtgtgtgtgtgtgtgtgtgtgtgtgtttgcttgcttgctttgtcCGTGACGGTATGCATGTGTCCGTGTTGTGCGcctacatgcgtgtgtatgctcTACTTATGTAAAAATATTCATGCACGCGTTCTTATGAACTATCCCTTCCCCCGTGTCctttgtgcatgcatatatgcttcTAATCTTATTAAAGTAAAGGCAGGAAAGCACAAAAAAGTTTTCCTGTTTCATGCCCGAGtcatttcttcgtctttctcacttttcttataAAACCCAAATTAATTGACTGGGTAATTCCATCCTAGCGTGACTGACCTTCCTATACGCATGCAatcgtttctattgttattgttgttgtttccagGACATGCAAGTTGTTTTGTGACCTTATCAAAGGATATCAACTTTTAACCGGTGCAAATTGTTCTGTAATTAGATATTTTAAATCAGTTCGATTCTCACCTGATATAAATTATCCTGTAAATAGACTTTTCATATCAAATCATATCAGATCTCACCTGCTGTAaactattatgaatataatattttcgAATCAAATAAAGTTAAATCCCAGCtaatatgaaatgaataaaaacaaatcaaatgtAAAAAATCTATTGTTCTGTAAGTATACATTTCAAATTAAGTAATATTTCACCTAATGTACAAAACATTACTCAGCAAATAAACTTTCCTCATAAAATCTCACCTAATCCATATTGTTCCGTAAATAAACCgtggaaaataagacaaaatctCACCTGATAAAGTCCGGCGACAGGATAAGGTCATCCTCGAGAACAATGATCTTATCGGCCTTCGGGAAGCTCCTGAAGGCGTGGAAGATGGAGAACTTGATGTGTTCATTGATACGGATTTTGGCGCCCACGGAAGCGGGGTTGTTGTGGAAAACCGCCCGCAAGCCCATCACGCCCGCGAAGTCACGTGCTTCTTTCTGCCAGCCGTCCACTGACAAGAGAATGGGCGTGGTTCCTCCTCCCGCCTGTGACCAAAGCTGCCGTAGCTGTCTGTAATCGGTGAGAAAGGAGGGGGCGTGTGTAGTGGTGGCGgctgtctgtgttgtgtgttgtatgtggtgtattgtttattttgtgttgtgtgtactaTGTGTATTATTTTAGGTTTGGTAACACGGTTGTTTTAATTATGGTAAAGTCAGGAATGATAGGAGAGTTGTACATGGGCGTGTGTGTACAAGTCTCCAAGtctacgtctatatatatgtgaaagtgtgtgtgtgtgtgtgtgtgtgtgtgtgtgtgtgtgtgtgtgtgtgtgtgtgtgtgtgtgtgtgtgtgtgtgtgtgtgtgcatgtccatgTACGTTAATGTTTACGATTGTGTGttaatgtgcatgtgtgcatatgcgtgagtGTTTGTACAGCTAATGTTGATACAGGTCTGTACTCACTTAAGCACTTTGTATTGCTTACGTGCCGTGACGATCACTACTGGAATCTGCTCCTTGGTTTCCAGGGGCGgctgagggaaagaaggaaatgattcATGTGCACATATCAAAATCTAATTTCCTTGTTGCCATAAGCAtacttttatatcatattttacttttattatattttatatcagtTTTGACAGTGAGTTTTAACTAAATAGTTTATTCAAAACTAAAAGATTAAAACAAACTTCCTGGAAATGACACCTCAgatgaacaattataataatcgaaCAAATCGTGATATCAGTGGAGGGCATAAGATGGGGACATCAAAGAGAAACGTCACATAGGGACATCAGAGAGGAACATCACATAGGGACATCAGAGAGGAACGTCACATAGGGACATCAGAGAGCCATCACATTGGGACACTAGGAGAGGATATCACACAGGGACAGACACCAGAGAGAAGCATCACACAAGGACACCAAACAAGGACTTCAACACATACAGCTGCCATCGGGGAGATGGGGTCCAGGGTGCGACAGTCGCAGAGTGCCCCGTACCCTTCGTAGGTCTCACAGAATTTGACTCGAGAGTACATTTTCGGATCTCTGTACCACGCACACCCACGATCTACGAACGGTaaagatatttaaaaagaaacaaagaatgaaatgGTGATACTTTTTGTATCTGCGGAGGATTTTCGGCACTCAGTGATCTGCAGGGATAGCAGGTTGGTTCAGTTGAATTGTAAATAGTAAGAATCATgctaatatgtatgtacagtgaTGTATAGAAACAGGAACATACGCAAACATACCCacctgtacacaaacacattctcacTAGCAGTGAACTTTCCGGACATATTACGCGAAAAAATAGATTGACACTTTACCTTTCGGGCCACGAGGTACTTCAGCAGCCAGCCACAGCGGCGAGGATGTACTCAGCGTGtaattttttatttctgtcaCGCCCTCCGCCCACAGAGGACCGCCCACCGTGAGTACAGCAACAAACATCTCCCCATAGCACACGTCGCCCACCCACCAACCCTTCAGGAATTCGATCAAGAAGTCACTCGTCTCGTCATCCATGTAATTTCTCCAGTCGCCCTTTGGGTATGGGAAACTATATTAAATAGGGAAATAAGCTACTTTCTATTTTTATGATTGGAAATATCTAATATGTAAAATGAAGTACAACGAAATATTTGCAGATTTCTTATTGACCTTTccactcattctttttttttatccttattttcattaatcaATCAGGATAGAACCAAGAGTCTCTTACTGGCGCCGCGAAGACGAGGATCCTGCCTGGCTGAATGCTCTTGAGAGTGTCGACGAGGCCCTTCGTGGCGCGGGGTTGGGATGTCCTGAAGAAGGTGTAGAGCATGAGGGCGCCGCTATGGGGATGATGCACGGCGAGATGCACGCCCCTGTGGGCTGTCGTGTAACTCTTAATGCCAATTCTTATCGTCTCGTTGTGTTGTCTTACCACCTGCAAGGGACAGCATTTTAACAACCAAGGCAAGACAGATTAATCcatgaaaatgaaatatgtgATTTCAAAATGTTATTTCTCCTTCAGTTATCTAGTAATTTGCGTGTGATATGAAGGATCCAAATAACTGCTTATTAAATGCCAAATCAACCTTTCCTGGGTCTTTATCGTTCGCCGCAGCAGGTCTTTGCATAAAGTTTCATTCCCTGTGCACACGATATGGCACTCGCGTGACTCACCTCCTTCCCATTAAAGTTGATACTAATGGTTAGAGCGTCCACTAACACCTCCACGGGGATATAGCCCAAACTTCTCTCTGTGGACAATTAAAAGCACTTCTCTATACTAAACAACATTTTAAATGATCACATCATTCAATAAACACGTAAAGCACGAATAAATGAATGACAGTTACACGAacggaaatacacacatacctctTTCGTGATAGAAGTCGTTGGCCTGAGCATCTTGGAGGCTTAGTCCATCTACAAAGCAAAGCCTTCGTTAAGAATGACAGAAGAACACTAAAAGATTGGGTAAACACTTGAGTAGGATGTCTGAATGACGtcaaatgaatataatgatatgcaataacaacaatgtttacaataattatcatgtgtgagtgtggatttgcatgtattgtgtttgtgtgtgaactcatacacacacacgcacacgcacacacacacgcacacgcacacgcacacgcacacgcacacgcacacgcacacgcacacacacacatacacacatacgcacatatatatatacatatatatataaacgtgaacACAGTGATCCATTTCtgttatttgttcgtctgatgaAGAACTCGACGAGTTCGAAATATCACAATTAAATTTAATGTCTttgtgtggctgttttcctttatatacacgcgcgcgcgcgtgtgcgtgtgtgtgtgtgtgtgtgtgtgtgtgtgtgtgtgtgtgtgtgtttgtatgcgcacgcgcgcgtgagtgtgtgcgtgcgttagtgcgtgtgtgtgtgtgtttgcgtatgtgtatgtatgcgtatgagtgtgtgcatataacacaaacacacccacaagtgtatgataatatgatatactgtaaaaacaaaatcaaaatcataaaCAAGATTAACCTGCAAGTACTCACTCGTCGATAGCCAGTGATGGTAGAATTCTTCCACAGTCCCCCCTTGAACCCCGGGAAACGTGCTCCCTGATTGGTCGATCATCAAGCCAATCACGACCGCCAAGATGGCAAAGAGGAACCACTTCTGGCggtatgtgagagagggaggattcCCTCTGTTGCCCCGACGCTCCATGATGCTGCGTTCACATGCGTTTAATTGTCTGGGATCATGTCGAGCGGGATGCAGGGAATCGAAGTTGGGATGCAGGGAATCGGAGACGGGGTTTTGAGGCCAGTCTCTCTTTCGACGTGACAGATATCGTGGATTTTTACTGGATGTATTCGTCTTGATACCGTGAGCGGATAAGCTTGTAGTTTTAAGTCCAGTTGAGTACATTTTTCCTTAATTCTTTCTAAATTTGATTTGCTATGTTGTTCACTGTGATTTGATTGGAAAGGTTCTTCATACTACATTAATTCACCAGTTGCACAGATTCaactaaaaataatatgaaatgagCATAAAGGATAATTttctacacatgtatgtacatatatgtgtatatgaatgtacatatacacaaatagacagatagatgataaacggatagattgatgaataaataaacatacatatgtatactttaaaacatacgtatatacatatgcatatatatattttatctgtaaATCTAgctacttgtgtatatatatatatttatatatatatacatacatatacatatctaatattacATTTTTTCTGACTGCTAAATGGATCACTTCTTTTCTTTGTCGGCGTTGAAATCACCGCTTTGTTATCGAAATTATCTAAGGCATCTGTGTCTCGGCTGaacgaaacattttttttactgtttagcCATGTAGTCATGcggtataataaaaacaaaacatgctgatgattattatcttcaagcacaaatacacagaaatatctcattatacacatatttttttcacttgctAGACAAAATATACAGCCAATAAAGTCCTACAACGTTGTGTTTACATGTTCAATCAAATACCTTTTATCTTGCACCATTAGTTTACGAGCAACACAAGATCAATAGAGATGCAATTTCATATTCCTCCAACAAATAATAACTTAGTGGTTTACTGAACAAAATACCGAGAGATTTTCAAACACGATCACCGGGACACACGTCGCTCTACTGTAAGATTCTTAAGGAAAAGGCAACCGTATTCATGATTCTGGTTATATTTCCTCGTCGCGCGCCTTGGGTTTTTTACGAAtactttccatttattttagGGACTAGGTTACTGAAACTGGCTTGAAGTACAACAGACGGATATAAAGGTTTAAATAGATTATATAGGCATATAGAGGTGGCATCGCTCAGTGGTAGAGCGTTGGCTTTGCGATCGAAAGGCCCTTGGTTCGCACTGGGCCGCGCctttcagtcgactcagctgtgagtgagTTTTAACATGTTGACGTCAGCATGTTCAGGGCaaggtcggggcggaaaggaactggtcaCCCTATCGCATCATCCCGTGGCTGAGTAAGCATGTTCCTCTACGAACACGTCCCTTACCCCCACTTGGATATGGGGCCAACTTTGACTTCGATATAGGttcatagataagtaaatatatatttacatatatatgtacatatacagtaaatacatatatgtttatatttatatatatatttatattcatattcacacacacacatatatatgtatgtatgtatgtattatatataaatatatatatatgtttatataaaaaaatatatatatatgatatatatgggtatgtgtgtttatatgaaatatatatatatatatatatatatatatttcatatatatatacacacatgcatgcatatatatatatatatatatatatatatatatatatatatatgtgtacacacaaatgtgtgtgtgtgtgtgtgtgcgtgtgtacatatatatgtatatatatgtatattatatatataatatacatatatatacatatatgtgaatat is from Penaeus chinensis breed Huanghai No. 1 chromosome 36, ASM1920278v2, whole genome shotgun sequence and encodes:
- the LOC125044805 gene encoding protein O-linked-mannose beta-1,2-N-acetylglucosaminyltransferase 1-like; translation: MYSTGLKTTSLSAHGIKTNTSSKNPRYLSRRKRDWPQNPVSDSLHPNFDSLHPARHDPRQLNACERSIMERRGNRGNPPSLTYRQKWFLFAILAVVIGLMIDQSGSTFPGVQGGTVEEFYHHWLSTNGLSLQDAQANDFYHERERSLGYIPVEVLVDALTISINFNGKEVVRQHNETIRIGIKSYTTAHRGVHLAVHHPHSGALMLYTFFRTSQPRATKGLVDTLKSIQPGRILVFAAPGDWRNYMDDETSDFLIEFLKGWWVGDVCYGEMFVAVLTVGGPLWAEGVTEIKNYTLSTSSPLWLAAEVPRGPKDRGCAWYRDPKMYSRVKFCETYEGYGALCDCRTLDPISPMAAPPLETKEQIPVVIVTARKQYKVLKQLRQLWSQAGGGTTPILLSVDGWQKEARDFAGVMGLRAVFHNNPASVGAKIRINEHIKFSIFHAFRSFPKADKIIVLEDDLILSPDFISYFHQTAPLLDADDSIFCINAYNYNSFPPTAVDTSCLYREFTLPAYGWMVTRRWSMEVLPHWPTVHYDVDWDWYIREMEMRGRIIVTPQVPRTKHDGNGGVHVGGFEQATYMDRRAFNTDPNAVVDISYLTHDAYEAFLEKEFATATVLVIDEHPCRKEYVPKHKVGSFVIYYYAETEKDKHKAYFTLAWCFGGYERGKMEHYHMMHSLGYYGNNIYLIACPGSLYCKLSKEEYNGLVYFGSQQDTVTTKEYLSPVLDNRTRMILHYRQPPISPLEEFVLENYIDYIPSYRMVSGTLIGELHIEKNSSTYVVTISYAQYDGSVHFPLSLCITPLSYRAYNSHTHHRTL